Genomic window (Alkalibaculum bacchi):
CTTGTAAAGAGTCCAGACCCGTGAACTCGGTCAAGTTTTCCAACTTTACAAGTAATTGGTCTAATTTCATTCAGTGCTCTATTGTCAGGTCTAATCTTATCATGAACAATCATTCTGCGAACTTCTTCTTTTAACATATTGTAAGCTACTTCATCAATATCTCTTTTATTATCTGGATATTTTTCTAAGTAGATTTCCATGATTTCTGCATTAACAGCGTCAATTTTCTCTTGTCTTTCTAATTTCTCCTCTGTCTTTATTGCCTCAGCAAGTTTAGAAGATGCGTAATCGCGAATTTCTTTTTCGATATTTTCATCTGGTTTGAAAAGATCTATTTGGATTTTTTCTTTGCCAATTTCTTTTATGATTTCTTCTTGGAATGCAACTAAATCTTTTATTTGCTCATGAGCAAATAGAATTGCTTTTAGCATCGTTTCTTCTGATATTTCGTTAGCTCCAGCTTCTACCATCATGATTGCATCTTTTGTACCAGAAACCGTTAAGTGCAAATCACTTTTCTCTCTTTGTTCTACTGTAGGATTGACGATAAATTCGCCATCAATTAAACCAATTAAAACAGAACCAGTTGGTCCATCAAATGGAATATCTGAAACAGATAATGCAATAGAAGAGCCTAGCATTGCAACGATTTCTGGAGAATTATCTTGCTCCACGCTCATTACTGTAGCTACAACTTGTACATCATTTCGAAATCCTTCAGGGAATAATGGTCGTATCGGTCTATCTATTAATCTAGAAGAAAGAATCGCCTTTTCAGAAGGTCTTCCTTCCCTCTTGATAAATCCTCCTGGAATTTTTCCAACGGAATATTGTTTTTCTTCGTAATCACAGCTTAGCGGAAAGAAATCTATTCCTTCTCTTGGTTTTTTGGAAGCGCAAGCAGTTACTAAGACATTAGTTTGTCCATATTTTAGAAATACAGAACCATTGGTAAGTTGCGCCAACTCTCCGATTTCTACGATTAACTCTCTGCCTGCAATCATTTTTTTAAATACATGTGTCATTGTATTCCTCCTTTCGTAGTTCAGTTACTTCTATATTTTGCAATTCATGTTTATTTAAACCCAGATAAAGCAAGAGGCGGATATCTCCGCCCTTAATCATCTGTTACGATTTATTTTCTGATGTTCAATTTTTCGATAATTGAACGATATCTATTGATATCTTTTTTAGTCAGGTAATTTAATAAACCTCTTCTTTGTCCTACAAGCTTTAATAAACCTCTTCTTGAATGGTGATCTTTTTTGTGGATTTTGAAATGCTCTGTTAATTCATTGATTCTATAAGTTAATAGAGCAATTTGCACTTCTGGAGAACCAGTATCTCCTTCTGTTAACTTGTACTCATCGATGATAGCTTGTTTCTTTTCTTTACTTAAACTCATTTTCTTTCCTCCTAAATGTTTTTGTTAAACGCCTCTATCAGAGTATATTGTTGGAGATTCAATAAACACAGATAAAGGTTAAAATTAACAGTATGATTATAACACGACAGTGTATTAAAAGCAAATAAATAATCATTTATTTGCTTTTACATAAAACTTAGATCTTAGAACATAGAACGTACTTCTCCTTAATAGTGGCGATATCATGTTGGATTTGTTTAAACAAATCATTAATATTATTAAACTTTTTTTCTTTTCTTATTCTTTTATAAAAGATTACTTTGATTTTTTCACCGTATATGGTTTCTGAAAAGTCGTAAATATAAGACTCAATTCTAAACGGATGATTCGCAAAGGTAGGATTGTGACCTACATTAGTAAGAGCGTGATATTCTTTACCCTTATATATAACATGAGTGTAATAAACTCCCGGTTCAGGAGTAATTTGATTCCCTTTTACTTCTATATTAGCAGTAGGAAAATTATATTGCCTACCGATTTTTTTCCCTTCAATTACTTCCCCTGAAATGGAAAATTTTCTGCCCATATATTTTTCTACTGCATCCACTTTTCCAGTAGAAATTAAATTTCGAATAAAGGAACTGCTCACCGTTTGACGCTCTACTTGATATTCGCCGACGATGTCTACTTCAAAGCCATGTTTTTCACCTAGTTGACTAAGTAACTGAGGGGAGCCCATACCTTTATATCCAAAATTATAATTAAATCCTACAACTACATGCTTTATATTTAATTGACCAACTAAGATTTCTTCAACAAATCTTATCGGTTCATAATTCATCATTTCTTCAGTAAACTTCAGAAATACTAATTGATCAATATTCATTGTCTCTAAAATTTTGACCTTTTCTTCATTAGATAATATGAGCATTGGAGCATATTTAGGAAAAGCGATCGTCAAGGGATGTCTATTAAAAGTCACAACACAACTATGTAATTTTTTCTCTTCTGCCCTTTTTTTCATTGTTTCAATAAGCATTCTATGACCTAAATGAATGCCGTCAAAGAAGCCTAAGGCTACAGATGTATCAAAATGTAGTTTTGTGTCTTTATTTAATACTATGGACTCCATATTATGTCTCCTTACTAAAAACCTAGATTGTTTCGGTGTATCTGTCTTCATAAGCACGTGGTTACAAGAAAGTGCCTGTGGCACTTTAGTTGCTAGTCATTAGTCACAAGCGTTGGGGTATTCCTTTTGGGTCAAGATCCTTCGCTTACGCTCAGGATGACTGGGCAGGAGCCAATGTCAAAAGTAGGACTTTCCTATTACATTAGAAAAGCCTGTTAGGCTTGATTTATTGGTTCGTAAATAATCTTAAGGGTTTGATTCGATAATAGTCTTTATTTTCCATAAGACCAACCCCTTTAAATTCATCATTTAAGTAAATTCGAACCTTTTCGCAGAGTGGAATATCATTTATATTTTGTACAATATTTTTTTGAATCAAAGGATTTCCATTGAGCAGATACTTTGCTGAAAAAGGTTGCACATCAACTCGAATTAAATGTTCAAGTGGAAAATCCATTGGGTACAAGTGTTGTTTGATCTCTTCTGAGCTTAATGCTTCAAGTTGCTCTAGACTTATGGCTTTATCAAGGTGAAAAGGGCCACTCTTTGTTCGAATCAAAGAGGTCATATGTGCGAAGGTGCCTAACTTTTCTCCAATATCATTGCATAAAGATCGAATATAAGTACCTTTTGAACAGGCAACTCTTATTTTGGCGTTAGGAAATTCAAAATGAAGAAGTTCTATTTCGCGGATGGAAATCTTCCGAGCTTTGATTTCCACTTGTATCTGTTCCCTAGCATATTCGTACAGCTTCTTACCATCTACTTTTATAGCAGAATAAATAGGCGGTACTTGTTCAATCTCTCCAGTAAATAAAAGAAGAGTCTTTTTTAACTCATCCTCTGTGATTATTTTATCAGCTTGTCCTATTATCTGACCTGTTCGATCAAAACTATCTGTCTTAGTGCCAAATGAAAGTTCTGCTACATACTCTTTTTCTTTTTCTACAATAAATTGGGAGATTTTAGTCCCTTGGCCAATAGTAAGGGGCAAAACACCCTCTGCAATAGGGTCTAATGTACCTGTATGTCCAATTTTTTTTGTATGAAGAATTCTTCGAACTTTGTAGACTACATCGTGTGAGGTCATACCTTGTGATTTATTAATACTTATAATTCCGTTCATTGTAAGTCCTTTGCAATATTATGTGTTATATCATTCATGATATCTTTAAGGCTATTGCCCCTTATTGTGCAACCTGCTGCCTTGCTATGTCCGCCTCCGCCGTATATAGTAGCTAGTGTACTCACATCGTAATCTCCATTAGCTCTAAAGGATACGCGAAATAAATTCGGTTCTACTTCTTTAGCAAATACTGCCACTTCAACGCCTTTAATATCTCTTGCGTAATTAATAATGCCTTCTAGATCTACATTGTCGTACTCTTTTAGATCTTCTAAGGACAAAGCTATTACAGATATTCTGTTCTCATGAGTTAAGTACAAGTTTTCTAAGGATTTACCGATAATCTTCATACCCTCATAAGAATTTTGATCAAATATTATAGTATTAATTTTCCAATAAATATCTGAGATTTTATATAATTCAGAAACGATAGCATGGGTTTTATAAGTCACATTACTGTATTTAAAATTTCCTGTATCCGTTACAACTGCCACATACAATGCAACAGCCATATCTTTATCTATAGGGATGGACAGTTTGCATATAAGTTCATAGATGATTTCACCTGTAGCACTTGCAACAGAATCTATATAGTTTAATCCACCATAATTTGTATTGCTAATATGGTGGTCTATATTAATGATGAGGTCACCATTAGATAAATCTTGGCTATTATGTAGATGTGCAATATTTGAACAATCTAAGCATACGACTACATCAAAGTGCTCCGATGCATCTACTTTGAAATTCTTAACCTCATCTAAAAATTCAAATTTTTGAGGGATATCATCCATAATATAAGTGACGGATTTTCCTAGTTTTTTTAATGCTAAGCCTAAGGCAATACAGGAGCCAATAGAGTCTCCATCAGGATTTCTATGGCTACTGATTGCAAAGCTTTGATACTTGTGAATTGCTTTTATAATATGATCCATACTAATTATCCTTATGATTAATCTTGCGAAGTAAATGATCAATATGAACACCGTACTCGATAGAATTATCTAGTTCAAATAAAAGTTCTGGTGTGTAATGAGTTGTCAGGCTCTTGCCAATTTGTTTTCTCAAAAACCCAGCAGATTTTTTAAGGATTTCAAGCATTTCCTTCTTTTTATCAGGGGCATTTTCAAAGATGCTTACAAATACTTTTGCAAAACGTAAATCACCTGTTGCTTCTACTCTGATAATGCTTATCATATCATTATTTAATCTTGGATCTTTCAACTCAAACCGAATATAATGGCTGAGTTCTTGTTTTAGTGTCTCGTTAATTCGCTGTATTCTAGTTGACATAATAAATCTTCCTTATCTAGGGATTTCTTCCATTGTAAAGGCCTCTATAATATCTCCTTCTTTAAGGTCATTGAATTTTTCAATACCTAGACCACATTCGTAGCCTTGAACAACTTCTTTTGCATCATCCTTAAAGCGTTTCAAAGAGGAAATCGAGCCTTCTTGAACAACTATGCCATCTCTTATTACTCTGACGTCGTTATTTCGGGCGATTTTACCATCTGTAATATAAATACCTGCAATTATGCCGATATTAGGCACTTTAAAGGTTTCACGAACTTCTGCAGTACCCACGACTACTTCCTTAAATTCAGGATCTAGCATACCCTTCATAGCTGCTTCTACATCTTCTATTGCATCATAGATTACTCGGTATAACCGAATATCTACTGCTTCTTTTTCGGCTATTTTAGATACATTTGCACCTGGGCGAACATTAAAACCAATGATAATACCATTAGAAGCCGATGCCAATAAAACATCTGATTCAGAAATAGCACCTACGCCATCGTGTATTACATTTACTCGGACCTCATCATTTGTAAGCTTAAACAAGGATTGCTTTAAGGCTTCCACAGAACCTTGACCATCAGCCTTAATGACGATATTAATATCCTTTACGGCCCCCTCTTGTATTTGATTGTATAAATCATCTAATGAAAGTGGAGCGCTCTTTTTAACTTGTTGGTCTTTTAGATAATGTTTTCTCATTTCAGAGACTTGTCTAGCTGTTTTATCATCTTTTACGACATAAAACTCATCTCCAGCTTCTGGCACTTCGGAAAGACCAATAATTTCTACTGGAGCAGATGGACCAGCTGACTTTAATCTTTTCCCTTTATCATTGACCATTGCACGAACTTTACCATAGGTTGTACCAGATACGACAATGTCTCCAATGCGTAATGTACCTGTATTAATAAGCAAAGTTGCTACTGCTCCTCTACCCTTATCTAATTGAGCTTCTACAACGCTTCCCTTTGCTAGTCTCTTTGGATTTGCTTTGAGTTCAAGCATTTCAGCAGATAAAAGGATCATCTCGAGCAGCGTATCAATACCTTCTCCAGTATGAGCAGACACAGGAACACAAATGGTATCCCCACCCCAAGCTTCTGCAATTAATCCATGTTCGGTCAATTCTTGAAGAACTCGGTCAGGATTTGCACTTTCCTTATCGATTTTATTTATGGCTACGATAATCGGCACCTTTGCAGCTTTTGCATGGTTGATCGCTTCAACAGTCTGTGGCATAACGCCATCATCAGCAGCTACTACTAAAATAGCGATATCTGTAATTTGAGCTCCTCTTAAACGCATAGCAGTAAATGCCTCATGACCAGGAGTATCGATAAAGGTAATAGATTCATTGTTTATTTGAACCGTATAAGCACCAATGTGTTGTGTAATGCCACCAGCTTCTCTTGAAGTGACACTTGTATGACGAATAGCATCTAGTAGGGATGTTTTACCATGGTCAACATGGCCCATTACCGTAATAACAGGAGGTCTTTTCATTAGGTCTTTTTCATCATCTTCATCTTCGTATTCTTCTAAGATACTGTGTACTTCTTCTTCCACATTTTCTAATTCTACTTTAATATCTAATTCACTTGCAATGACCTCAGCAGTATCAAAATCGATTTCTTGATTAATGGATGCCATAATGCCTAATTTAATCAAGTGCGTAATAATCTCTGTAACAGAGATATTGATTTTAGATGCAAGATCGCCGACTGTAATTTGTGATGGTAAAAGAATTGTCTCTTCAACTTTAGTTTCTTCTGTTTTTCTTTTTTTATAATCTGTTTTCGTTTTTTTAACTCTTTTACTATTGTCAATTTTTACAGGTGTAACCTTAGGTTTGTTAATGTCTTTCTTTTTGTTTGTGTTGTGCGTTTTCGATGGACTTGCCCCTTTACCTTCATGATTCTTTGTGTTTTTATTTTGATTGCTAAAACCCTTATTATTGTTATTGTTTTTTGCAGAATTATTATGGGTGTTATTCTGACTGTTATTATTATTTTTGGTAGAGTCATTATGGGTGTTATTCTGACTGCTTTTAGTGGCAGTATTTTGGTGCTTTTTATGATTTGCTCCTACCGTTGTTTTATTGTTGTTGTGAGGATCTTTTTTTACATTTTCATTTGCTTTTGACTCATTTGCCTTTTGATCCTTCACCGTATTCACATTATTTTGATGGCTTTTAAAGTATCTCACTTCTTGTTCTGTAAGGGCACTCATATGGTTTTTAGCTGGAATATCCAGATCATTTAACTTTTTTACTAAATCCTTGCTTGAAACATTTAATTCTTTTGCCAAATCATATACTCTTATTTTACTCATCAAATTCCCCCTATCCATTTATAGTTGTTATCATATGATTTTAGTACAACGAAAAAACGCTATTGTTTTTTTCCATTTATTACATCTTCTCTAAGCTTTTCTTTTACTTCTTTTAATACTTCTCGTTTAAAAGTTTTATTTAGCATGTTTGTACTAACTATACTATCAATACAGCTGTCTTTGCTGCATATGTAAGCACCTCTGCCATTGGCTTTTCCTGTTGGGTCGTAAAACAGATCTCCTTCTTTTGTGCTTACTATGCGATTTAAGTCTCTTTTATCAATTTTATCTTTACAGACTATACAAGTTCTTTGAGGTATTTTCTTCATATATAGGCCTCCTTAAAGCTTGAACCTTATTCTAAGTCTAAATCTAAATCGTCAAAAATGGAATCCTCAATATCCTCTAATTTTGCATGTTCCTCATATTGGCTTTTGCTCTTAATATCTATTTTCCAACCTGTCAATTTAGCAGCTAATCGAGCATTTTGACCTTCCTTACCAATTGCAAGAGATAATTGATAATCATCTACAATTACTAGAGCAGATTTATCATTTTCTTTTGCCTCAACCTTTAAAACTTTCGCAGGACTAAGAGCAGTAGAAATATATTCCATTGGATTTTCGCTCCATTTAATTATATCTATTTTTTCCCCATTTAATTCATCTACAATAGATTGAACTCTCGCACCCTTAGGACCAACGCAAGAGCCTACAGGGTCCACATTAAGATCTGATGCGTAAACGGCGATTTTTGTTCTTGAACCAGCTTCTCTAGAAATGGATTTGATTTGAACTGTACCATCAAAGATTTCAGGAACTTCACTTTCAAATAATCTTTTTACTAAACCAGGATGGGTTCTAGAAACGAATACTTGAGGACCTTTTGTAGTTTTCTTTACTTCTAAGATATAAACTTTAATCCTCTTATTTTGAGAATAGTCTTCCCCGAGAATTTGTTCTGTAGGAGCGAGTATTCCTTCCGTTTTGCCAATGTCTATAAACACATTGTTTTTTTCTTTTCTCTGAATAATTCCTGTAAGGATTTCATCTTCTCGTTCAATAAATTCATCGTATACAATGTTTCTTTCTGCTTCCTTTATTCTTTGTACAACCAACTGTTTTGCATTTTGTGCAGCAATACGACCAAAATTCTTAGGTTTTACCTCAACTTCTGCCATATCACCAATTTCGTATTGTTCATTTAATTGCTTTGCTTGTTCATAATTAATTTCTAGCAACTCATCGAACACTTCTTCTACTACTTCTTTTAAGGAAAATACTTTTATTTCTCCATTTTCTCGATTAATATTAATTTTCACATTTTGGCTTGTTCCATAATTTTTCTTATAGGCGGAAGCAATAGCGGCTTCGATTGCATCAATCAGCTCGTCTTTTTTTACTCCTTTTGCCTTTTCCACTTCATCAAGTGCTTGAATAAACTCCTTATTCATCTGTTACCTCCAACTAAAATTCAAAATACAATCTTACCGACGCTACTGATTTCATGGGAATTTCTAATAAACCATGGTCTTCTAGCTCAATAGTCAGTATATCGTCTTTAATCCCCTTATTGATTCCCTTATAATTCTTTGAATTATTTACTGCTTGGTAAAGACTTATTTCAACTTCTCTATCCATATAGCGAATGAAATCTCTTTCTTTTTTTAATGGTCGATCTAAACCAGGTGAAGATACTTCTAAAAAGTAACTTCCGTCAATTGGATCTTTTTCATCTAATATGTCGCTAAGTCTATTGCTAACCATTTCACAGTCATTTAACGTAATACCGCCATCTTTGTCAATATAAACGCGTAAATACCAATTTTGACCTTCTTTTTTATATTCAACATCCACTAATTCAAAATCATATTCATCAGTAATTGGTTTTGCAAGGTCGAATACTACTTCTTCTGTTTTGATTTTTGCCATAGAAACCTCCATCTAAACAGTAAAGAGTGGGATGCTCCCCACTCTTTACATGAATCGATACTTTCTTTTGTCTTATTATATCATATCATTAATTATATGCAAATTCAAGGAATATTATGCCTTCTAAATTCAGTCGCTAGCTCTGGAGTATTCCTATTAGGTCAGTCCCTAGTCATTAGTCACTAGCTTATGGCTACCATTGGTAGCCTAAGTGCTAGAGTCTAGCGACTAGAGACTAGCATTCAAAGTATAGCCTCTAACGCGTAAAGTCCAACGATTATTAATTAAAGACTGAATAAAGATATTTGGTTGGTGTCTGGCAAGAAGTTAATGGCTCCGTGTTTGCTTAGGACATCTATATTTGATTTACTGATTTTACTTCTTCTTTGCAAATCTTCTATAGAGAGAAACGGTCCTTCTTCTCTTGCTTCGTACAGATTTTGTGCTGCCTTTTCTCCAATCCCCTCTAGTCCATTAAAAGGTGGGAGTAGTTTATCTTCTTTGATAAGGAATTTATTAAAATGCGATTCCATTAAATCAACAGGCAAAAATCCAAATCCCCTACAGTACATCTCTAAAACCAATTCTAAAACCGTTAGTTTTGATTTTTCTTTTGTCGTAGCATCATTACCTTTATCTCTAATCATTTTAATTTCTTTTCTTACAAACTCTTTTCCTTGTACAGCTACGTGGGCGTCAAAATCTTCTCCTCGTATTGAAAAATAGGTTGCATAATAAGCTAATGGATAATGAACTTTAAAATATGCAATACGAAAAGCCATCGTTACATAAGCTGCTGCATGAGCTTTTGGGAACATGTACTTAATCTTTTGGCAAGAATCAATATACCAATCTGGCACATCGTGTTCCTTCATAATTATAATATCTTCTTCCGTCAGTCCTTTACCTTTACGAACCTTTTCCATTATTACAAAGGCAGTTTTAGGTGGTAGTCCCTTTTGCATAAGATAAATCATAATACTATCTCGAGTGTTAATAACGTCTTTAATCGTACAAGTTCCTTCTTGAATAAGGGTTTGAGCATTACCAAGCCAGACGTCTGTACCGTGAGACAAGCCAGAGATCCGAATTAGATCGGCGAAAGCCGTTGGCTTTGTGTCTAGAAGCATGCTTTGAGTAAAGCTTGTTCCAAATTCTGGTATTCCATAGGTACCAAGAGGAGATCCCATATCTGGATCTTCCAATTTAAGTACTTCATTTGAAGTAAATATGCTCATGGTTTCTTTATCGTCCAGGGGAATGTTTGTTGCATCTACTCCTGTTAAATCCTCTAACATGCGTATAACAGTAGGGTCATCATGTCCAAGAATATCTAATTTAAGAAGACGACCACTTATAGAATGATAGTCAAAGTGGGTAGTAGTAATAGTAGAATTTGTATCATCAGCAGGCCTTTGAATAGGACAAAAATCAAATATATCTTTATCTTCAGGTACAACCATGATGCCCCCTGGATGCTGACCAGTAGTCCTTTTTATACCTGTACACCCTGCCACTAACCGATCAATTTCTGCACCGGTAACCTGCTTACCTGTTTCTTCTAAATAATGAGCCACAAAGCCATAGGCTGTTTTTTCAGCAACAGTACCTATTGTACCAGCCTTAAAAGTTTTACCTTCTCCAAAGAGTTCTTCTGTGTATTTGTGGGCGATTGGTTGATAATCCCCAGA
Coding sequences:
- the rpsO gene encoding 30S ribosomal protein S15; its protein translation is MSLSKEKKQAIIDEYKLTEGDTGSPEVQIALLTYRINELTEHFKIHKKDHHSRRGLLKLVGQRRGLLNYLTKKDINRYRSIIEKLNIRK
- a CDS encoding bifunctional riboflavin kinase/FAD synthetase gives rise to the protein MESIVLNKDTKLHFDTSVALGFFDGIHLGHRMLIETMKKRAEEKKLHSCVVTFNRHPLTIAFPKYAPMLILSNEEKVKILETMNIDQLVFLKFTEEMMNYEPIRFVEEILVGQLNIKHVVVGFNYNFGYKGMGSPQLLSQLGEKHGFEVDIVGEYQVERQTVSSSFIRNLISTGKVDAVEKYMGRKFSISGEVIEGKKIGRQYNFPTANIEVKGNQITPEPGVYYTHVIYKGKEYHALTNVGHNPTFANHPFRIESYIYDFSETIYGEKIKVIFYKRIRKEKKFNNINDLFKQIQHDIATIKEKYVLCSKI
- the truB gene encoding tRNA pseudouridine(55) synthase TruB, whose translation is MNGIISINKSQGMTSHDVVYKVRRILHTKKIGHTGTLDPIAEGVLPLTIGQGTKISQFIVEKEKEYVAELSFGTKTDSFDRTGQIIGQADKIITEDELKKTLLLFTGEIEQVPPIYSAIKVDGKKLYEYAREQIQVEIKARKISIREIELLHFEFPNAKIRVACSKGTYIRSLCNDIGEKLGTFAHMTSLIRTKSGPFHLDKAISLEQLEALSSEEIKQHLYPMDFPLEHLIRVDVQPFSAKYLLNGNPLIQKNIVQNINDIPLCEKVRIYLNDEFKGVGLMENKDYYRIKPLRLFTNQ
- a CDS encoding DHH family phosphoesterase codes for the protein MDHIIKAIHKYQSFAISSHRNPDGDSIGSCIALGLALKKLGKSVTYIMDDIPQKFEFLDEVKNFKVDASEHFDVVVCLDCSNIAHLHNSQDLSNGDLIINIDHHISNTNYGGLNYIDSVASATGEIIYELICKLSIPIDKDMAVALYVAVVTDTGNFKYSNVTYKTHAIVSELYKISDIYWKINTIIFDQNSYEGMKIIGKSLENLYLTHENRISVIALSLEDLKEYDNVDLEGIINYARDIKGVEVAVFAKEVEPNLFRVSFRANGDYDVSTLATIYGGGGHSKAAGCTIRGNSLKDIMNDITHNIAKDLQ
- the rbfA gene encoding 30S ribosome-binding factor RbfA, whose amino-acid sequence is MSTRIQRINETLKQELSHYIRFELKDPRLNNDMISIIRVEATGDLRFAKVFVSIFENAPDKKKEMLEILKKSAGFLRKQIGKSLTTHYTPELLFELDNSIEYGVHIDHLLRKINHKDN
- the infB gene encoding translation initiation factor IF-2, whose translation is MSKIRVYDLAKELNVSSKDLVKKLNDLDIPAKNHMSALTEQEVRYFKSHQNNVNTVKDQKANESKANENVKKDPHNNNKTTVGANHKKHQNTATKSSQNNTHNDSTKNNNNSQNNTHNNSAKNNNNNKGFSNQNKNTKNHEGKGASPSKTHNTNKKKDINKPKVTPVKIDNSKRVKKTKTDYKKRKTEETKVEETILLPSQITVGDLASKINISVTEIITHLIKLGIMASINQEIDFDTAEVIASELDIKVELENVEEEVHSILEEYEDEDDEKDLMKRPPVITVMGHVDHGKTSLLDAIRHTSVTSREAGGITQHIGAYTVQINNESITFIDTPGHEAFTAMRLRGAQITDIAILVVAADDGVMPQTVEAINHAKAAKVPIIVAINKIDKESANPDRVLQELTEHGLIAEAWGGDTICVPVSAHTGEGIDTLLEMILLSAEMLELKANPKRLAKGSVVEAQLDKGRGAVATLLINTGTLRIGDIVVSGTTYGKVRAMVNDKGKRLKSAGPSAPVEIIGLSEVPEAGDEFYVVKDDKTARQVSEMRKHYLKDQQVKKSAPLSLDDLYNQIQEGAVKDINIVIKADGQGSVEALKQSLFKLTNDEVRVNVIHDGVGAISESDVLLASASNGIIIGFNVRPGANVSKIAEKEAVDIRLYRVIYDAIEDVEAAMKGMLDPEFKEVVVGTAEVRETFKVPNIGIIAGIYITDGKIARNNDVRVIRDGIVVQEGSISSLKRFKDDAKEVVQGYECGLGIEKFNDLKEGDIIEAFTMEEIPR
- the rnpM gene encoding RNase P modulator RnpM, whose product is MKKIPQRTCIVCKDKIDKRDLNRIVSTKEGDLFYDPTGKANGRGAYICSKDSCIDSIVSTNMLNKTFKREVLKEVKEKLREDVINGKKQ
- the nusA gene encoding transcription termination factor NusA, whose protein sequence is MNKEFIQALDEVEKAKGVKKDELIDAIEAAIASAYKKNYGTSQNVKININRENGEIKVFSLKEVVEEVFDELLEINYEQAKQLNEQYEIGDMAEVEVKPKNFGRIAAQNAKQLVVQRIKEAERNIVYDEFIEREDEILTGIIQRKEKNNVFIDIGKTEGILAPTEQILGEDYSQNKRIKVYILEVKKTTKGPQVFVSRTHPGLVKRLFESEVPEIFDGTVQIKSISREAGSRTKIAVYASDLNVDPVGSCVGPKGARVQSIVDELNGEKIDIIKWSENPMEYISTALSPAKVLKVEAKENDKSALVIVDDYQLSLAIGKEGQNARLAAKLTGWKIDIKSKSQYEEHAKLEDIEDSIFDDLDLDLE
- the rimP gene encoding ribosome maturation factor RimP, with protein sequence MAKIKTEEVVFDLAKPITDEYDFELVDVEYKKEGQNWYLRVYIDKDGGITLNDCEMVSNRLSDILDEKDPIDGSYFLEVSSPGLDRPLKKERDFIRYMDREVEISLYQAVNNSKNYKGINKGIKDDILTIELEDHGLLEIPMKSVASVRLYFEF